Proteins encoded within one genomic window of Salipaludibacillus agaradhaerens:
- a CDS encoding 6-phospho-beta-glucosidase gives MKKGLKIATIGGGSSYTPELVEGFIKRYDSLPISELWLLDIPEGEEKLTIVGNLAKRMVEEAGVPMTIHLTLDREKALKDADFVTTQFRVGLLDARAKDERIPLKYDVIGQETNGPGGLFKGLRTIPVILDIIQDMERLCPHAWLINFTNPAGMVTEAIYRHSNWRKVVGLCNVPVGIKMGVAKALDVEANRIHVDFAGLNHMVYGMDVYLDGKCVTEDVINKITSGDSSMTMKNIVDIGWEPGFLKALNMLPCPYHRYYYKTSDMLAEEKKNAAEEGTRAEVVQQLEKELFELYKDETLRTKPEQLEKRGGAYYSDAACNLIDSIYNDRGDIQPVNTLNKGAIGSIPDDSAVEVNCIITKDGPKPLAVGDLPVSVRGLVQQIKSFERIAAEAAVSGDYDQALLAMTINPLVPSDTTAKLILDEMLEAHKEYLPQFQ, from the coding sequence ATTAAAAAAGGATTAAAAATTGCAACTATTGGTGGCGGTTCTAGCTATACACCAGAGTTAGTCGAAGGATTTATTAAACGATATGACTCATTACCGATCAGTGAGTTATGGTTACTTGATATTCCAGAAGGAGAAGAAAAACTCACAATCGTAGGGAACCTTGCTAAACGAATGGTAGAAGAAGCTGGTGTTCCCATGACAATTCATCTCACACTTGACCGTGAAAAGGCCCTAAAAGATGCCGATTTCGTCACAACTCAATTTCGTGTTGGTCTACTCGATGCGCGTGCTAAAGACGAACGAATTCCTTTGAAGTACGATGTAATCGGGCAGGAAACAAATGGTCCAGGAGGGCTTTTTAAAGGGTTAAGAACTATCCCAGTGATCCTTGATATTATTCAAGATATGGAACGTCTATGCCCCCATGCATGGTTAATTAATTTCACAAATCCTGCTGGTATGGTAACAGAAGCTATTTATAGACACTCTAACTGGCGCAAAGTCGTCGGGCTCTGCAACGTGCCTGTAGGGATTAAAATGGGTGTAGCCAAAGCTCTTGATGTGGAAGCCAATAGAATACACGTTGATTTTGCTGGATTAAACCATATGGTATACGGCATGGACGTTTATTTAGACGGCAAGTGTGTCACAGAAGACGTTATTAATAAAATAACGTCAGGAGATTCTTCAATGACGATGAAAAACATCGTAGACATCGGGTGGGAACCAGGATTTTTGAAAGCATTAAATATGCTTCCTTGTCCATACCATCGTTATTACTATAAAACGTCTGATATGTTGGCAGAAGAGAAGAAAAACGCAGCCGAAGAAGGAACTCGGGCTGAAGTTGTTCAACAATTGGAAAAAGAGTTATTTGAACTATATAAAGATGAAACCTTGCGTACCAAACCTGAACAACTAGAAAAACGCGGTGGTGCTTATTATAGTGATGCAGCTTGTAATCTTATCGATTCCATTTATAATGATCGTGGTGATATTCAACCTGTCAATACGTTAAACAAAGGGGCGATTGGCAGTATACCGGACGACTCCGCTGTAGAAGTAAACTGCATCATTACAAAAGATGGTCCTAAACCGTTAGCAGTTGGCGATCTCCCCGTCTCTGTAAGAGGGCTCGTACAGCAAATTAAATCTTTCGAACGCATTGCTGCTGAAGCGGCGGTTAGTGGTGACTACGATCAAGCCTTGTTAGCAATGACAATTAATCCACTTGTCCCGTCTGATACAACCGCTAAACTCATACTCGATGAAATGCTTGAAGCGCACAAAGAATATCTACCTCAATTTCAGTAA
- a CDS encoding MurR/RpiR family transcriptional regulator, which produces MFTPKQLARFSDLDTLLYHYILAHGEKVAYMRIRELAEVTHVSPTTILRFCKKLDCDGFSEFKTKLKLYLEKAETKWLNHSYESMNEFLERTLKSDYQAQLSAIADEIVSSSQVVFIGSGSSGILAEYGARYFSSLNTFSSAISDPFYPINGKQIRHSLAIILSVSGETQHIVSKLHRFREEGATIVSITNTKSNTVAQLADYPLAYYINTEFNDISNVTTQLPVLYLIETLGKIVFEKL; this is translated from the coding sequence ATGTTTACACCGAAACAGCTTGCCCGCTTTTCTGACTTAGACACACTTCTATATCACTACATACTAGCTCACGGAGAAAAAGTTGCTTATATGCGGATTAGAGAACTGGCGGAAGTAACACATGTTTCTCCAACGACTATTTTACGCTTCTGTAAGAAACTTGATTGTGACGGTTTTTCAGAATTTAAAACTAAGTTAAAGCTTTATTTAGAGAAAGCGGAAACGAAATGGTTAAATCATAGTTATGAATCAATGAATGAATTTTTGGAACGGACATTGAAATCAGATTATCAAGCTCAATTAAGTGCCATCGCAGACGAGATTGTATCTTCCTCACAAGTTGTCTTTATCGGAAGTGGTAGTTCAGGCATCCTAGCAGAATATGGTGCTCGTTATTTTTCAAGCTTAAATACTTTTTCATCAGCCATAAGTGACCCATTTTATCCGATTAACGGAAAGCAAATACGTCATAGTCTTGCTATTATTTTATCTGTATCTGGTGAGACACAACACATTGTTTCTAAGCTACATCGCTTTCGAGAAGAAGGTGCCACGATTGTAAGTATTACCAATACAAAAAGTAACACAGTAGCACAGTTGGCTGACTACCCATTAGCGTATTATATTAATACTGAATTTAATGATATTTCCAATGTGACGACTCAACTTCCTGTTCTCTATTTAATAGAAACGCTGGGGAAAATAGTGTTTGAAAAGTTATAA
- a CDS encoding NAD(P)H-dependent flavin oxidoreductase: protein MELPQLKIAQMKPKVPIIQGGMGVGISLSNLAAAVANAGGMGIISGTGIPIEEMKGHIRRARKLTKGIGYIGVNVLYAMTDFADTMKAALEEKVDFIISGAGISRDMYAWGKEYNTPVISIVSSGKLAKMSQRLGASAVVVEGFEAGGHLGTDRPLFDILPEVVESVDIPVIAAGGIINGNDVKKALSLGASGVQMGSRFVASTECDAPQSFKEKYLSSKKGDTTLITSVVGLEGRAIKNTFTNKISDGKKVKIEKCMSCLKKCSHRFCILDSLLKSRAGDAEEGLVFSGSRVHEINDILPVKNIIDNIIKEYRDLTSTLSNQPT from the coding sequence ATGGAATTACCACAACTAAAAATTGCACAGATGAAGCCTAAAGTACCGATCATTCAAGGAGGAATGGGTGTAGGTATATCTCTTAGCAATTTAGCAGCAGCCGTTGCAAATGCCGGGGGGATGGGGATCATTTCCGGAACAGGTATCCCAATAGAGGAAATGAAAGGCCACATTAGAAGAGCTCGCAAACTAACAAAAGGTATTGGCTATATAGGTGTAAATGTTCTATATGCCATGACAGATTTTGCTGACACAATGAAGGCGGCTCTGGAAGAAAAAGTGGACTTTATTATTTCAGGTGCTGGTATATCTAGAGATATGTATGCTTGGGGGAAAGAATACAACACGCCTGTCATCTCTATTGTTTCTTCTGGAAAATTAGCAAAAATGTCTCAACGATTAGGAGCATCAGCTGTCGTCGTCGAAGGATTTGAAGCCGGAGGACATTTAGGGACAGATAGACCACTTTTCGATATATTACCTGAAGTCGTGGAATCAGTTGATATTCCAGTGATTGCTGCTGGTGGCATTATCAATGGCAACGATGTTAAAAAAGCGTTATCTTTGGGCGCTTCTGGTGTCCAAATGGGCTCTCGATTTGTTGCTAGCACTGAATGTGATGCCCCCCAATCTTTCAAAGAAAAGTATCTCTCTAGTAAAAAAGGAGATACCACTTTAATAACATCTGTCGTCGGGTTAGAAGGACGTGCCATTAAAAATACGTTCACAAACAAAATAAGTGATGGAAAAAAAGTAAAAATTGAAAAATGTATGTCATGTTTAAAGAAATGCTCACATCGCTTTTGTATTTTAGATTCTTTGTTAAAATCCCGTGCAGGCGATGCAGAAGAAGGCCTTGTCTTTAGTGGGTCTCGTGTGCATGAAATCAATGATATCCTCCCAGTAAAGAACATTATTGATAATATTATTAAAGAATATAGAGATTTAACGAGTACACTTTCTAATCAACCTACTTAA
- a CDS encoding fatty acid desaturase: MAPFEKTERKISIKQMINTLGPLVILWYLAYLSLEVSYWMTIPLLITAAGFLVRTFIIFHDCCHQSFFKSRKANDILGTITGILTLVPYQQWKNSHNIHHATSSNLDKRGTGDMWLLTIEEYAAASIWRKIAYRLYRNPVVMLGLGPLAVFCIDYRFNTKGAKRKERLNTYVTNVSIVALYGALIWAIGWQSFLLIQGPILLVSGMLGIWLFYVQHQFEDTYFEHDDEWSYVQAAVEGSSYYKLPKVLQWITGNIGFHHVHHLSPRVPNYYLEKAHEATPPLQKATTITIATSFKSLRYRLWDETTKSFVTFKEAKKLMMKKTHLA, from the coding sequence ATGGCACCTTTCGAAAAAACAGAACGAAAGATAAGTATTAAACAGATGATTAACACGTTAGGGCCTCTTGTGATTTTATGGTACTTGGCTTATTTAAGTCTTGAAGTGTCTTATTGGATGACAATCCCTTTACTTATTACGGCAGCGGGTTTTTTAGTTAGAACCTTTATTATTTTTCACGACTGCTGTCACCAATCTTTTTTCAAAAGTCGTAAAGCGAATGATATACTTGGAACAATCACAGGGATTCTAACCCTGGTTCCTTACCAACAATGGAAAAATAGTCATAATATTCATCATGCAACAAGCAGTAACCTCGATAAAAGAGGAACAGGAGATATGTGGCTCTTAACGATAGAAGAATATGCAGCAGCCTCCATCTGGCGAAAAATAGCTTATCGCCTTTATAGAAATCCTGTTGTTATGCTAGGACTTGGCCCACTTGCAGTCTTTTGTATTGATTATCGTTTTAATACAAAGGGCGCGAAACGAAAAGAAAGACTTAATACGTATGTGACAAACGTGTCTATCGTAGCTTTGTACGGAGCATTAATTTGGGCTATCGGTTGGCAGTCTTTTTTACTAATTCAAGGACCGATCCTACTCGTTTCTGGCATGTTAGGTATTTGGTTATTTTACGTCCAACATCAGTTTGAAGATACGTATTTTGAACATGATGACGAATGGAGTTACGTGCAGGCAGCTGTGGAAGGAAGCTCTTACTATAAGCTTCCAAAGGTGTTGCAATGGATTACAGGTAACATTGGTTTTCATCATGTCCATCACTTAAGTCCGAGAGTTCCTAACTATTATTTGGAGAAAGCGCACGAAGCCACACCACCTCTCCAAAAAGCAACGACAATAACGATTGCAACGAGCTTCAAATCATTACGCTATCGTCTTTGGGATGAAACGACAAAATCTTTTGTTACATTTAAAGAAGCTAAGAAGTTAATGATGAAGAAAACGCACTTAGCATAG
- a CDS encoding sensor histidine kinase has protein sequence MKNWTKKFRKNTGLSPYVWVVFYILPFYFILQDSSTLETMIGIVMTIVFFLCYVLSFASHGWLVYLGASMQIAISTAMSLLFGYIYFFLFLAFFIGNLKNRVAFFTLYIILLITTFGTSYYGFLMHSVFITQLPFVFLSIIAVILLPVNTYNKNKEEQLQGQLNDANKRIAELVKLEERQRISRDLHDTLGQKLSLIGLKSDLAAKLVEKNPSKAQLEIKDVQQTARIALKEVRELVMEMRGTKLNDEINRVEQILQAATIKFHLEKPDELPRIPLIIENVVSMCLKEAVTNVVKHSQASKCAIIIKALKTELTITISDNGIGIGKSERNKNSGLQGMKERLEFVNGHLKIEDTNGTNVIINVPVISNRKR, from the coding sequence ATGAAAAATTGGACGAAAAAATTTCGAAAAAACACGGGGCTTAGTCCTTATGTTTGGGTCGTTTTTTACATCCTGCCCTTTTATTTCATTTTACAAGATTCCTCCACGTTGGAAACGATGATTGGTATTGTGATGACCATTGTTTTTTTCCTATGTTATGTCTTATCGTTTGCTTCTCATGGATGGCTTGTTTATTTGGGAGCCAGCATGCAAATTGCCATTTCAACTGCCATGAGTTTGTTGTTCGGTTACATTTATTTTTTTCTCTTTCTAGCCTTTTTTATCGGCAACCTTAAAAATAGAGTTGCCTTTTTTACGTTATACATTATTTTACTCATTACAACCTTCGGAACGAGTTACTATGGATTCCTTATGCATAGTGTTTTTATTACACAGCTTCCGTTCGTCTTTTTAAGCATTATTGCTGTTATCCTTCTACCGGTTAATACGTATAACAAAAACAAAGAGGAACAGCTTCAAGGACAACTTAATGATGCCAATAAACGTATCGCAGAGTTAGTGAAATTAGAGGAGCGGCAACGTATATCGCGAGACCTTCATGATACCTTGGGACAGAAGCTTTCTCTGATTGGTTTAAAAAGTGATTTAGCGGCAAAATTAGTTGAAAAAAATCCCTCAAAAGCACAGCTTGAGATTAAAGATGTTCAGCAGACAGCTAGGATCGCCTTAAAAGAAGTGCGAGAATTGGTTATGGAAATGCGAGGGACAAAACTAAATGATGAAATCAATCGGGTTGAACAAATATTGCAAGCAGCAACGATTAAATTTCATCTTGAAAAGCCAGACGAACTACCACGTATTCCACTAATCATTGAAAATGTTGTGAGCATGTGTTTAAAAGAAGCAGTCACGAACGTCGTTAAACACAGTCAAGCATCCAAGTGCGCTATCATAATAAAAGCTTTGAAAACAGAATTAACTATTACTATTTCTGATAATGGCATTGGGATAGGAAAATCTGAACGTAATAAAAATAGTGGCTTACAAGGGATGAAAGAAAGGCTGGAATTTGTGAACGGGCATTTGAAAATAGAGGATACTAACGGGACCAATGTCATTATTAATGTACCTGTAATAAGCAATCGAAAGAGGTGA
- a CDS encoding response regulator transcription factor produces MIRIIIAEDQKMLLGALAALLDLEEDMTVVGSASNGKDAIELVYKHQPDVCIMDIEMPIKTGLDAAEELKLKDIACKVIILTTFARTGYFQRAVKAGVDGYMLKDSPSEELVNAIRSVMSGRRIYAPELVDEFYSTPNPLTERENDVLRLMADGKSTKEIADLLHLTNGTIRNYISSILEKLEVSNRIEAITRFKEKGWFK; encoded by the coding sequence TTGATTCGAATTATTATTGCCGAAGATCAGAAAATGTTACTCGGCGCTCTTGCTGCTTTGCTGGATTTAGAAGAGGATATGACGGTTGTTGGTAGTGCGAGTAATGGAAAAGATGCTATAGAGCTAGTTTATAAACATCAACCAGATGTATGCATTATGGATATTGAAATGCCAATAAAAACAGGACTGGATGCTGCCGAAGAGCTGAAATTGAAAGATATAGCGTGTAAAGTCATCATTTTAACAACTTTTGCCCGAACAGGTTATTTTCAGCGTGCAGTAAAGGCGGGAGTCGATGGCTACATGTTAAAAGATAGCCCGAGTGAAGAGCTTGTGAATGCGATCAGGAGCGTCATGTCAGGAAGACGCATTTATGCACCAGAACTAGTGGACGAATTTTATAGTACGCCGAATCCTCTTACTGAACGTGAAAACGATGTACTTCGGTTAATGGCTGACGGAAAAAGTACAAAAGAAATTGCAGATTTACTACATTTAACAAATGGTACAATTCGAAACTATATCTCTTCCATTCTTGAGAAACTTGAAGTCAGTAATCGTATTGAAGCGATTACGCGCTTTAAAGAAAAAGGTTGGTTTAAATGA
- a CDS encoding sodium-dependent transporter codes for MNDLNTGREQWGSRLGFILAAMGSAVGLGNIWRFAYVAGESGGGTFLLLYILCIIAIGIPILMAEFTIGRRAKSDVVGSFETLAPGTPWFVTGFLGVASAFIILSFYGVVAGWALHYFFQYVLGGPAISGEGGSESYFIEFHTSTYSPLIWQSIFMILTIGIVYVGVKKGIEKSNKIFMPLLAILVILLAGYSLTLGGAQEALSFLFSPDWSSLRDPNVYLAALGQAFFSLSLGMGALITYGSYLSNKEKLPGAAVSVVTLDTLFAILAGLMIFPAVFAFGNAPNSGPGLVFITLPDIFNSLSLGVVFGTLFFFLLTAAAISSGVSLLEVAVAYFMRKFNWSRKKAAVIIGGIIFLIGIPSSLGYGALDHVTLIGGRDILDSMSFIASNIFLPLGGLLIALFVGIGWNKAEAMEASDFGDTWIGHTWIFILRTIAPIAILIIFLSSIGLF; via the coding sequence GTGAACGATTTAAACACAGGCCGCGAACAGTGGGGATCAAGACTCGGCTTTATTCTTGCCGCCATGGGATCTGCCGTCGGACTGGGAAATATATGGCGCTTTGCTTATGTAGCAGGTGAAAGTGGTGGAGGTACATTTTTACTTCTTTATATTTTATGTATCATCGCTATTGGAATTCCTATTCTTATGGCTGAATTTACAATTGGTCGCCGAGCAAAAAGTGATGTTGTCGGATCATTTGAAACGTTAGCACCAGGAACTCCTTGGTTCGTTACTGGATTTTTAGGAGTCGCATCCGCCTTCATCATCCTGTCATTTTACGGGGTGGTCGCCGGATGGGCTTTGCATTATTTCTTCCAGTACGTTTTAGGTGGGCCAGCTATTAGTGGTGAAGGTGGTTCAGAAAGTTATTTCATTGAATTTCATACGAGTACTTATTCACCGTTAATTTGGCAATCTATTTTTATGATATTAACAATTGGCATTGTGTACGTCGGTGTTAAGAAAGGGATTGAGAAATCAAATAAAATTTTTATGCCACTTCTAGCGATTCTCGTCATTCTTTTAGCTGGTTATAGTTTAACATTAGGCGGTGCACAAGAAGCGTTGTCTTTCTTATTTTCACCAGACTGGAGTTCATTAAGAGATCCAAATGTTTATTTAGCAGCTCTCGGTCAAGCATTTTTCTCATTAAGTCTCGGGATGGGTGCTTTGATTACGTATGGAAGTTATTTATCAAATAAAGAGAAGCTGCCAGGAGCTGCTGTTAGTGTCGTGACACTTGATACCCTGTTTGCCATTTTAGCAGGCTTAATGATTTTTCCTGCTGTATTTGCATTTGGAAATGCGCCAAATTCAGGTCCTGGACTCGTGTTCATTACACTTCCTGATATCTTCAATAGCTTGAGCTTAGGGGTTGTGTTTGGTACATTGTTCTTCTTCCTACTTACAGCAGCTGCCATCTCTTCTGGGGTTTCATTGCTGGAAGTAGCCGTCGCTTATTTTATGAGAAAGTTCAACTGGTCTAGAAAAAAAGCCGCTGTCATCATTGGAGGAATCATTTTCTTAATTGGTATTCCTTCCTCACTCGGATATGGAGCGCTAGACCATGTGACGTTAATTGGCGGTCGAGATATTTTAGACTCCATGAGCTTTATTGCATCTAACATTTTCTTGCCGCTAGGTGGCTTGCTTATTGCGTTATTCGTGGGGATAGGCTGGAACAAAGCAGAGGCTATGGAAGCATCAGATTTTGGAGATACATGGATTGGACATACGTGGATATTTATTTTACGAACGATTGCGCCAATCGCCATCTTAATTATTTTCTTAAGCTCCATCGGTTTATTTTAA
- a CDS encoding PucR family transcriptional regulator, giving the protein MGLTAHKIVQLPLLKEAIVLTGTPYLKETPIEWISVIEMPVENFVRENECVLTTGIGCHGDTLLLKQFVKDVIQSGASMLGIATGRYIFDLPQEIIQLAEEHQFIIVAVPWEVRFGDIMHKVLEEINQDKKIERQLTEEIRRELINDVLQDKGLQEIAEVIVKHINVPVVITDYARYVRAAKPVETETLKKFQQDDKVPLSANESPNVTYIEHPLYPHIEGYYVHGEKWYQVLISTNHRKQGFLWFTLPDNKPLSWFMMNVLEHGITACALYFLKENAIEMTEIRLKDNFILKLAKEQNSDLRELMSKGELLGYDLKCTYICIVGEIRLREKTASFAKFKQDRPPTSSLQSLNYYIQKEITHAARLIGRKAMATFDEDEVIIYLQTDHHLHTETANEFLDTIERRLNELLTEVVLVWGIAAQKSEQGGFHESYNEAKNALELGKKQHGGGERTFFKDTRINRILLAVADHKDIIHVVKETIKPLIEYDEKRQTDLIHTFMTYNKHKGNVSQTARELNLHRQSLIYRLRNIESLTQLSLINGEDIFLLELCIRLWQLRVT; this is encoded by the coding sequence ATGGGGTTAACAGCACATAAAATCGTTCAATTACCTTTATTAAAAGAGGCTATAGTTTTAACGGGTACTCCTTATTTAAAGGAGACACCGATTGAGTGGATATCTGTGATAGAAATGCCTGTAGAAAACTTTGTAAGGGAAAATGAATGTGTATTAACAACTGGTATTGGTTGTCATGGAGACACGCTGTTGTTAAAACAGTTTGTGAAAGATGTCATTCAATCGGGAGCGTCTATGCTTGGAATTGCTACCGGACGTTACATATTTGATTTGCCTCAAGAGATCATCCAATTGGCAGAAGAGCATCAGTTTATAATTGTGGCGGTCCCTTGGGAAGTAAGGTTCGGTGATATTATGCATAAGGTTTTAGAAGAGATAAATCAAGATAAGAAAATAGAACGTCAACTGACTGAAGAAATTCGCCGGGAATTAATTAATGATGTTCTGCAAGATAAAGGGCTTCAAGAGATAGCGGAAGTCATTGTAAAGCATATTAATGTGCCAGTAGTCATTACAGATTATGCCCGTTACGTCCGTGCAGCCAAACCAGTCGAGACAGAAACACTTAAGAAATTTCAGCAAGACGACAAGGTCCCTTTGTCAGCTAATGAATCACCAAATGTCACCTATATTGAACATCCGTTGTACCCTCACATTGAAGGCTATTATGTCCATGGCGAGAAATGGTATCAAGTGTTAATTTCGACAAATCACCGAAAACAGGGATTTTTATGGTTTACATTACCTGACAATAAACCGTTATCGTGGTTCATGATGAACGTACTTGAACATGGGATAACCGCCTGTGCCCTCTATTTTTTAAAAGAGAATGCGATTGAAATGACTGAAATTAGACTCAAAGATAATTTTATTTTAAAGTTAGCGAAAGAGCAGAACAGTGACTTACGGGAGCTTATGTCTAAAGGGGAATTATTAGGTTATGATTTAAAATGCACTTATATTTGTATTGTCGGTGAAATTCGCCTTCGTGAAAAAACAGCCTCTTTTGCTAAATTTAAGCAAGATCGTCCGCCCACATCCTCTTTACAAAGCTTAAACTATTACATCCAAAAAGAAATTACACATGCAGCACGACTTATCGGGCGGAAGGCAATGGCCACATTTGATGAGGATGAGGTGATTATCTATTTACAAACCGATCATCACCTTCATACAGAAACAGCGAACGAATTTTTAGATACCATTGAGCGGAGGTTAAATGAGTTATTAACGGAAGTGGTATTAGTTTGGGGAATTGCGGCCCAAAAAAGCGAGCAAGGAGGGTTTCATGAAAGTTATAATGAAGCTAAAAACGCGCTTGAGTTAGGTAAAAAACAACATGGTGGGGGAGAGCGGACTTTTTTTAAAGATACTCGAATTAATAGAATTCTTCTAGCTGTGGCTGATCATAAAGATATCATTCATGTCGTCAAAGAAACGATTAAACCTCTTATTGAGTATGATGAAAAAAGGCAAACAGATTTAATCCACACCTTTATGACTTACAATAAACATAAAGGTAACGTCAGTCAAACGGCAAGAGAATTAAACCTTCATCGCCAATCGTTAATTTATCGACTAAGAAACATTGAATCATTAACCCAGCTTTCGCTCATTAATGGAGAAGATATCTTTTTGTTAGAGTTATGTATTCGGTTATGGCAATTACGAGTAACCTAA
- a CDS encoding M24 family metallopeptidase, which yields MLPFDLIEYQKRLHKTKSQMEKKGIEVLLITDPANMNYLTGYDAWSFYVHQMVAVIIDEPQPIWLGRFQDANGAKLKTWLYEENIIAYPDYYVHSDSYHPMDFMARILTEIGQGNRRIGIEMDHYYFSAKAFEQLRLGLPNAEFISADLLVNGVRLIKSDKEIEYMERAARLAEQAMYHGIETIRAGVRECEVAAKIYYYMIAGTEEFGGDYPAIVPLLPSGKNTGIPHLTWTDRKLDEGDSIVIELAGCYHRYHAPLARTVSIGAPPPALEELGPIVTEGVNRVLDAAKPGVTCGELEEVWRKIIRKYGIEKEARLGYSVGLGYPPDWGEHTASIRRHDKTVLQPNMTFHLIPALWFDHYGLEISETFKVSESGSETLTQFSRELIVKHPFMIPHQDGEIS from the coding sequence ATGCTGCCGTTTGATTTAATTGAATATCAAAAGCGCCTTCATAAAACAAAATCCCAAATGGAGAAAAAGGGCATTGAGGTTCTGTTAATAACTGATCCGGCTAACATGAACTATTTAACAGGTTACGACGCCTGGTCGTTCTATGTACATCAAATGGTAGCCGTTATCATTGACGAACCTCAACCCATTTGGTTAGGCCGTTTTCAGGATGCTAACGGTGCGAAATTGAAAACATGGTTGTATGAAGAGAACATCATCGCCTATCCTGATTACTACGTCCACTCGGACAGCTATCATCCTATGGACTTTATGGCGAGAATATTAACTGAAATAGGTCAAGGGAATAGACGTATTGGGATAGAAATGGATCATTACTATTTTTCAGCGAAGGCGTTTGAACAACTGAGACTGGGACTTCCAAATGCAGAATTTATCTCAGCCGACTTATTGGTGAATGGTGTTCGGTTAATTAAGTCAGATAAAGAAATTGAGTATATGGAGAGAGCAGCTCGCCTTGCGGAACAGGCGATGTACCACGGTATTGAAACAATTAGAGCAGGTGTACGAGAATGTGAAGTAGCAGCTAAAATCTATTACTATATGATAGCTGGAACAGAGGAGTTTGGAGGCGATTACCCGGCAATAGTACCTTTATTACCATCTGGGAAAAACACAGGGATTCCTCATCTTACATGGACGGATAGAAAGTTGGACGAAGGGGATTCCATTGTCATAGAGCTGGCTGGTTGTTATCACCGGTATCATGCCCCGCTTGCAAGAACAGTTAGTATAGGGGCACCGCCTCCCGCCTTAGAGGAATTAGGACCGATCGTGACAGAAGGTGTTAATCGTGTACTTGATGCAGCAAAACCAGGCGTTACATGTGGCGAACTAGAGGAGGTATGGCGAAAAATCATTCGCAAATATGGCATCGAAAAAGAAGCCCGACTTGGCTACTCCGTTGGTCTAGGGTACCCGCCAGATTGGGGTGAACATACAGCTAGTATTCGGCGTCATGATAAGACAGTCCTTCAACCGAATATGACGTTTCATCTTATTCCAGCTCTCTGGTTTGATCATTATGGTCTAGAAATTAGTGAAACGTTCAAGGTATCAGAAAGTGGTTCTGAGACATTAACTCAATTTTCACGTGAATTAATTGTCAAGCATCCTTTTATGATACCTCATCAAGATGGTGAAATATCTTGA